In Halobaculum rubrum, the following are encoded in one genomic region:
- a CDS encoding tRNA uridine(34) 5-carboxymethylaminomethyl modification radical SAM/GNAT enzyme Elp3: MSGTAEADPELTDYAEESDEPAAFERACARLVERILDGEIGRDDLESAKRDACSTFSSPKVPQNTDLLQRAPEGRREEVREVVRRKPVRTASGVSPIAIMTSPHTCPHGKCLYCPGGPASEFDSSQSYTGHEPAAARGKQNDYDPYGQVTLRLEQLRHIGHPVDKAELILMGGTMTARSHDYQEWFVKRALQAMNEYDTDARPNPAEGRSFAQDPAEYDFEYLEDVKARNESADVRCVGITFETKPDWCDPEQIDRMLNLGGTKVEVGVQTTYERVNREMHRGHGNQASIDANRRLRDAAFKVGFHMMPGQPGMSREMCREDFRQLFENPDWRPDYLKIYPTLVVRGTRVYDSWRRDEFEPLDNEGAADLVADAMAQIPKYCRLQRVQRDIPADFIDAGVWKSNLRQLAEQRADEKGYELRDIRAREVGHNDADPRPEDIESDVTTYESGGGLEHFISVEDTEQDLLVGFCRLRFPSYSHAAPGAGPAAAGDPVRRELADAALVRELHVYGSPATFDDAGRGPDAEEDDGDWQHRGYGRRLIRTAEDIAADAGFEKLSVISGIGVRGYYRDKLGYHQDGPYLSRRL; encoded by the coding sequence ATGAGCGGCACCGCGGAGGCGGACCCCGAACTCACCGACTACGCCGAGGAGTCCGACGAACCGGCGGCGTTCGAGCGCGCGTGCGCCCGGCTCGTCGAGCGGATCCTCGACGGCGAGATCGGCCGCGACGACCTCGAATCGGCCAAGCGCGACGCCTGCTCGACGTTCTCCTCACCGAAGGTGCCGCAGAACACCGACCTCCTGCAGCGCGCCCCCGAGGGCCGCCGCGAGGAGGTCCGCGAGGTCGTCCGGCGCAAGCCCGTACGCACCGCCTCGGGCGTCTCGCCGATCGCGATCATGACCTCGCCGCACACGTGCCCGCACGGGAAGTGCCTCTACTGCCCCGGCGGCCCCGCCTCGGAGTTCGACTCCTCCCAGAGCTACACCGGCCACGAACCCGCCGCCGCACGCGGGAAACAGAACGACTACGACCCGTACGGGCAGGTCACCCTCCGGCTGGAACAGTTGCGCCACATCGGCCACCCCGTCGACAAGGCCGAGCTGATCCTGATGGGCGGGACGATGACCGCCCGCAGCCACGACTACCAGGAGTGGTTCGTCAAGCGCGCGCTCCAGGCGATGAACGAGTACGACACCGACGCGCGACCGAACCCCGCCGAGGGGCGCAGCTTCGCGCAGGATCCCGCGGAGTACGACTTCGAGTATCTCGAGGACGTGAAGGCGCGCAACGAGTCGGCGGACGTGCGCTGCGTGGGCATCACCTTCGAGACGAAGCCCGACTGGTGTGACCCCGAGCAGATCGACCGGATGCTGAATCTCGGCGGGACGAAAGTCGAGGTCGGCGTCCAGACCACCTACGAGCGCGTCAACCGCGAGATGCACCGCGGCCACGGCAACCAGGCGTCGATCGACGCGAACCGCCGGCTGCGCGACGCGGCGTTCAAGGTGGGCTTCCACATGATGCCGGGCCAGCCCGGGATGAGCCGGGAGATGTGCCGGGAGGACTTCCGCCAGCTGTTCGAAAACCCCGACTGGCGGCCGGACTACCTGAAGATCTATCCGACGCTCGTCGTCCGCGGGACGCGGGTGTACGACTCGTGGCGCCGCGACGAGTTCGAGCCGCTGGACAACGAGGGCGCCGCCGACCTCGTCGCCGACGCGATGGCCCAGATTCCGAAGTACTGCCGGCTCCAGCGCGTCCAGCGCGACATCCCCGCCGACTTCATCGACGCAGGCGTCTGGAAGTCGAACCTCCGACAGTTGGCCGAGCAGCGCGCCGACGAGAAGGGGTACGAGCTTCGAGACATCCGGGCGCGCGAGGTCGGGCACAACGACGCCGACCCCCGCCCCGAGGATATCGAGTCGGACGTGACGACCTACGAATCCGGCGGGGGACTCGAACACTTCATTTCCGTGGAGGATACCGAACAGGACCTCCTCGTCGGCTTCTGCCGCCTGCGGTTCCCGTCGTACTCCCACGCCGCGCCGGGCGCCGGCCCCGCGGCCGCCGGCGACCCCGTGCGCCGGGAGCTCGCGGACGCGGCGCTCGTTCGGGAACTCCACGTGTACGGCTCGCCGGCGACGTTCGACGACGCGGGCCGCGGACCCGACGCCGAGGAGGACGACGGCGACTGGCAGCACCGTGGCTACGGCCGGCGGCTGATCCGGACGGCCGAGGACATCGCCGCCGACGCCGGCTTCGAGAAGCTCTCGGTCATCTCGGGCATCGGTGTACGCGGCTACTACCGCGACAAGCTCGGCTATCACCAGGACGGGCCGTATCTGAGCAGACGGCTGTGA
- a CDS encoding DHH family phosphoesterase — translation MGKCIICGASVDGRICSSHEEDVVFEFRGNDPNQLKPNRFYSGIVDGYADFGVFIDLSSNVTGLLHRSELDRRIESLDWEPGDEVFVQVKNVRDNGNVDLAWSIRQAEREFRGVLVQEGTQEVDPDDGDDEEDDDGDDGSAVTHKPTPDAPGEGDESASDDSEPAADDEAGGASAEDETGDLEADGAAVEDRSEPSQDGPDDDDIEAVRERKQSTPNGDGERVDIGSLSDRVGETVRIEGEVVGARQTGGPTVFELRDETGVVDCAAFVQAGVRAYPEIEVGDIVRLEGDVEVRRNEIQVETEALVALEGNEAAAVERRLADALSDEARPDGVATLGDHPAIEAVGDDLLEAAESIRRAVIESRPIVVRHAATADGYVAGAAVERAVLPLVREEHAKSDAEYHYFKRRPLDDPVYDMDAATKDTTRMLQDRDRHGEQLPLVLLLGTGSTVESQDGLDLLGVYDAERVVVDAATADPEIADAVATLVNPGLAGAETADLTTGALASVLAATVNDDVADDVVHLPAVSYWEGTPETYVDLAATAGHDADRVAELREAVALEAYYQSYQDKRELITDILFDSEGGDLAGHIAGQFREKLETELDTAEANIEEREVDGRTFATLDADAYSHRFDFPSTTLLADELQRRGDRDATVLYGTDELYVRADDGVDVRAAAGDAAMAVPDAGVTAVGVRQGRIEYLAGRRDEVTDAVVDAVAGQLQ, via the coding sequence ATGGGTAAGTGTATCATCTGTGGTGCGTCCGTCGACGGACGCATCTGCTCCTCCCACGAGGAAGACGTCGTCTTCGAGTTCCGTGGCAACGACCCGAATCAACTGAAGCCGAACCGATTCTACAGCGGCATCGTCGACGGCTACGCCGACTTCGGCGTGTTCATCGACCTGTCGTCGAACGTCACCGGTCTCCTTCACCGGTCCGAGCTCGACCGCCGGATCGAGTCGCTCGACTGGGAGCCCGGAGACGAGGTGTTCGTTCAGGTGAAGAACGTGCGCGACAACGGGAACGTGGACCTCGCGTGGTCCATTCGGCAGGCGGAACGGGAGTTCCGTGGCGTGCTCGTTCAGGAGGGAACGCAGGAGGTCGACCCCGACGACGGCGACGACGAGGAGGACGACGACGGCGACGACGGTTCCGCCGTGACTCACAAGCCGACCCCGGACGCTCCCGGCGAGGGCGACGAGTCCGCATCCGACGACAGTGAGCCCGCGGCCGACGACGAGGCCGGGGGCGCGTCCGCCGAGGACGAGACCGGCGACCTCGAGGCCGACGGGGCCGCGGTCGAGGACCGGTCGGAGCCGTCGCAGGACGGGCCCGACGACGACGACATCGAGGCCGTTCGCGAGCGGAAGCAGTCGACGCCAAACGGCGACGGCGAGCGCGTCGACATCGGCTCGCTGTCGGACCGCGTCGGCGAGACGGTCCGCATCGAGGGGGAGGTCGTGGGCGCGCGACAGACTGGCGGGCCGACGGTGTTCGAACTGCGCGACGAGACGGGCGTCGTCGACTGCGCGGCGTTCGTGCAGGCCGGCGTCCGCGCGTACCCCGAGATCGAGGTCGGCGACATCGTCCGCCTCGAGGGGGACGTCGAGGTCCGACGCAACGAGATTCAGGTCGAGACCGAGGCGCTGGTGGCGCTCGAGGGAAATGAAGCCGCGGCCGTCGAACGACGGCTCGCCGACGCGCTGAGCGACGAGGCCCGCCCGGACGGGGTCGCGACGCTCGGCGATCACCCGGCGATCGAGGCGGTCGGCGACGACCTGCTCGAGGCCGCGGAGTCGATCCGCCGCGCCGTCATCGAATCGCGACCGATCGTCGTTCGCCACGCCGCCACCGCCGACGGCTACGTCGCCGGCGCGGCCGTCGAGCGCGCGGTGCTCCCGCTCGTCCGCGAGGAGCACGCGAAAAGCGACGCCGAGTACCACTACTTCAAGCGCCGGCCGCTCGACGACCCGGTGTACGACATGGACGCGGCGACGAAGGACACCACCCGGATGCTGCAGGACCGCGACCGCCACGGCGAGCAGCTCCCGCTCGTCCTCCTGCTTGGCACCGGCTCCACCGTCGAGTCCCAGGACGGCCTCGACCTGCTGGGCGTGTACGACGCCGAGCGCGTCGTCGTCGACGCCGCGACGGCGGACCCGGAGATCGCCGACGCCGTCGCGACGCTCGTCAACCCCGGGCTCGCGGGCGCCGAAACCGCCGACCTGACGACGGGCGCGCTCGCGTCGGTGCTGGCGGCGACCGTGAACGACGACGTGGCCGACGACGTCGTCCACCTTCCCGCCGTGAGCTACTGGGAGGGGACGCCCGAGACGTACGTCGACCTCGCGGCCACCGCCGGCCACGACGCCGACCGCGTCGCCGAACTGCGCGAGGCCGTCGCGCTGGAGGCGTACTACCAGAGCTACCAGGACAAACGCGAGCTCATCACCGACATCCTCTTCGACTCCGAGGGCGGCGACCTCGCGGGCCACATCGCGGGGCAGTTCCGCGAGAAGCTGGAGACGGAACTGGACACCGCCGAGGCCAACATCGAGGAGCGCGAGGTCGACGGCCGCACGTTCGCGACGCTGGACGCCGACGCGTACAGCCACCGGTTCGACTTCCCGTCGACGACGCTGCTCGCCGACGAGCTCCAGCGCCGGGGCGACCGCGACGCGACGGTCCTGTACGGCACCGACGAGCTGTACGTCCGCGCCGACGACGGCGTCGACGTGCGCGCGGCCGCCGGCGACGCCGCGATGGCGGTGCCCGACGCGGGCGTCACCGCCGTCGGCGTCCGCCAGGGTCGCATCGAGTACCTCGCCGGCCGCCGCGACGAGGTGACCGACGCCGTCGTCGACGCGGTCGCCGGCCAGTTGCAGTAA
- a CDS encoding YIP1 family protein yields the protein MTTWVDNPEGGRARGPDAVARAWAEVLVRPVRFFRTGIAPGDQAPGLVFGVCVAVAFVGGRFLLDPATIPSAFGGPAISSIVSLLFVAVFIAPASLHLTAALQTVLLILFVRDRAGISETVQVIAYASAPCALAGAPIPSLRAACALYGTGLLVVGIREVHETKTWRAVAATAVPATLVFGYGFRGFDAIATLLTRWYIV from the coding sequence GTGACGACGTGGGTCGACAACCCCGAGGGAGGACGGGCGCGCGGCCCGGACGCAGTTGCGCGGGCTTGGGCGGAGGTGCTCGTTCGTCCGGTCCGGTTCTTCCGAACCGGGATCGCTCCGGGCGATCAGGCGCCGGGACTCGTGTTCGGCGTCTGTGTCGCCGTCGCGTTCGTCGGCGGCCGGTTCCTCCTCGATCCGGCGACGATCCCGTCGGCGTTCGGCGGCCCGGCGATCTCGTCGATCGTCTCGTTGCTGTTCGTGGCCGTGTTCATCGCGCCCGCGAGTCTTCACCTGACGGCGGCGCTGCAGACCGTCCTGTTGATCCTGTTCGTCCGCGACCGTGCAGGGATCAGCGAGACGGTACAGGTGATCGCGTACGCGAGCGCCCCCTGTGCGCTCGCCGGCGCGCCGATTCCGTCGCTTCGAGCCGCGTGTGCGCTGTACGGCACGGGACTGCTCGTCGTGGGCATCCGCGAGGTCCACGAAACGAAGACGTGGCGGGCGGTCGCGGCGACAGCCGTTCCGGCGACGCTGGTGTTCGGCTATGGCTTCCGCGGGTTCGACGCGATCGCGACCCTGCTGACGCGGTGGTACATCGTTTGA
- a CDS encoding thymidine kinase: protein MHAITGSGWIEVISGSMFSGKTEELLRRLRRAEIAGQEIAVFTPALDNRYGETTIGTHNGRSWEANVVDNEGDGPWDITEELNGEMVVAIDEANFFSDALVDVCQALAEDDRRVIVSGTDQTYRGEPFDPLPDLMAVAEYVDKLQAICAECGEPATRNQRLIEGEPAHAEDPTILVGAEESYQARCRDCHVLRRD, encoded by the coding sequence ATGCACGCGATCACCGGTTCCGGGTGGATCGAGGTCATCTCGGGCTCGATGTTCTCCGGGAAGACCGAGGAGCTCCTCCGGCGGCTCCGTCGCGCGGAGATCGCGGGACAGGAGATCGCCGTCTTCACCCCCGCGCTCGACAACCGGTACGGCGAGACGACTATCGGCACCCACAACGGCCGGTCGTGGGAAGCGAACGTCGTCGACAACGAAGGGGACGGGCCGTGGGACATCACCGAGGAACTCAACGGCGAGATGGTCGTCGCGATCGACGAGGCGAACTTCTTCTCGGACGCGCTCGTCGACGTCTGCCAGGCGCTGGCGGAGGACGACCGTCGCGTGATCGTCTCGGGCACCGACCAGACGTACCGCGGCGAGCCGTTCGACCCGCTCCCGGACCTGATGGCCGTCGCCGAGTACGTCGACAAGCTCCAGGCGATCTGCGCGGAGTGCGGGGAGCCGGCGACCCGAAATCAGCGGCTCATCGAGGGCGAACCGGCCCACGCGGAGGATCCGACCATCCTCGTCGGCGCCGAGGAGAGCTACCAGGCACGGTGTCGGGACTGTCACGTCCTCCGTCGCGACTGA
- a CDS encoding DUF1660 family phage protein codes for MRFGRSSTLGLLCRFVGHEWEATEMRVTHGRVVCRRCDAAEWRQN; via the coding sequence ATGAGGTTCGGACGGTCGTCGACCCTCGGACTGCTCTGTCGGTTCGTCGGGCACGAGTGGGAAGCGACGGAGATGCGGGTCACTCACGGGCGGGTGGTCTGTCGGCGCTGCGACGCCGCGGAGTGGCGTCAGAACTGA
- a CDS encoding DUF420 domain-containing protein: protein MSTDVSSSGGRVSRFAREHSLGVAGTLSAVALGLVFAVVGGVVPSTVLPRAPAAVLEAIPTVNAAVSLAAIATITLGVRAARSREFETHRRYMVASTGLFATFLVLYLYRLTLLGTTDFGGPATVERFVYLPVLAVHILLAIVCVPLVVYVLTLAATRPVADLFDTAHGRIGRIAAALWLVSFGLGVVVYVLLYLVY from the coding sequence ATGAGTACGGACGTTTCGTCGTCTGGTGGTCGAGTGTCCCGGTTCGCGCGCGAGCACAGCCTCGGCGTCGCCGGGACCCTCTCGGCGGTCGCGCTCGGCCTCGTGTTCGCGGTCGTCGGGGGCGTCGTTCCCTCGACGGTCCTTCCCCGCGCGCCGGCGGCGGTACTCGAGGCGATCCCGACGGTAAACGCCGCGGTCTCGCTCGCCGCGATAGCGACGATCACGCTCGGCGTTCGGGCGGCACGGAGCCGCGAGTTCGAGACGCACCGGCGGTACATGGTCGCATCGACCGGGCTGTTCGCCACGTTCCTCGTGTTGTACCTCTACCGCCTCACGCTCCTCGGGACGACCGACTTCGGCGGACCGGCGACCGTCGAGCGGTTCGTCTACCTCCCGGTGCTCGCGGTGCATATCCTTCTCGCGATCGTCTGCGTGCCGCTCGTCGTGTACGTCCTGACGCTCGCGGCGACGCGACCGGTCGCCGACCTGTTCGACACCGCACACGGGCGGATCGGCCGGATCGCGGCCGCGCTGTGGCTCGTCTCGTTCGGGCTCGGCGTCGTGGTGTACGTGCTCCTGTATCTCGTGTACTGA
- the purF gene encoding amidophosphoribosyltransferase, translating into MSHGDSGDRAAPVTSLTEPLGDGSREPARVDGPTEKCGVVGIALDDRAAARPLYYSLYALQHRGQDSAGIATHDGFQQHSHIEMGLVGDAFTQSDLDGLTGSAGIGHVRYPTAGGVNARCAQPFSVSFKSGALALAHNGNLVNADDIREELASSGHAFTSEGDTEVIAHDLARNLLESDLIRAVKRTMSRIHGSYSLTVMHDDTVIGVRDPQGNRPLCIGELEDGYVLASESAAIDTLDGDLVRDVRPGELVVLERDGGGFDSYQLFEADNTAHCFFEHVYFARPDSVIDDTLVYEARRNLGRALWEEAGVDSDVVMPVPDSGRAFASGYADAAAEDGADVEFAEGLMKNRYVGRTFIMPTQDERERAVRLKLNPIRSTVEGKSVTLIDDSIVRGTTSTQLVQLLRDAGAEEVHVRIGAPAIIAPCYMGIDMATREELIAANRSVEEVRENISADSLSYLSVDAVADALSSTKADLCLGCVTGEYPYDIDGEPTDRDVSRPTVGEPSPADD; encoded by the coding sequence ATGTCACACGGCGACTCCGGGGACCGGGCGGCGCCGGTCACATCGCTCACCGAACCGCTCGGCGACGGCTCGCGTGAGCCGGCCCGGGTGGACGGCCCGACCGAGAAGTGCGGCGTCGTCGGCATCGCGCTCGACGACCGCGCCGCCGCGCGGCCGCTGTACTACTCGCTGTACGCGCTCCAACACCGCGGGCAGGACTCCGCCGGGATCGCCACCCACGACGGCTTCCAGCAGCACAGCCACATCGAGATGGGTCTCGTCGGCGACGCGTTCACGCAGTCGGACCTGGACGGCCTCACCGGGTCGGCGGGGATCGGCCACGTTCGCTACCCGACCGCCGGGGGCGTCAACGCCCGATGTGCCCAGCCGTTCTCGGTGTCGTTCAAGTCCGGCGCGCTCGCGCTCGCGCACAACGGAAACCTCGTCAACGCCGACGACATCCGCGAGGAACTCGCGTCCTCGGGCCACGCGTTCACCTCCGAGGGGGACACGGAGGTCATCGCGCACGACCTCGCGCGCAACCTCCTCGAGTCCGACCTGATCCGCGCCGTCAAGCGGACGATGAGTCGGATCCACGGGTCGTACTCGCTCACGGTGATGCACGACGACACCGTCATCGGCGTGCGCGACCCGCAGGGGAACCGACCGCTGTGTATCGGCGAACTGGAGGACGGCTACGTCCTCGCCAGCGAGTCGGCAGCCATCGACACGCTGGACGGCGATCTGGTCCGCGACGTACGGCCGGGCGAACTCGTGGTCCTCGAACGGGACGGCGGCGGCTTCGACTCCTATCAGCTGTTCGAGGCGGACAACACCGCACACTGCTTCTTCGAGCACGTGTACTTCGCGCGGCCGGACTCGGTCATCGACGACACGCTCGTGTACGAGGCTCGGCGGAACCTCGGCCGGGCGCTGTGGGAGGAGGCCGGCGTCGACTCCGACGTCGTGATGCCGGTCCCCGACTCCGGGCGGGCGTTCGCCTCCGGCTACGCCGACGCCGCGGCCGAGGACGGCGCGGACGTGGAGTTCGCCGAGGGGTTGATGAAGAACCGGTACGTCGGGCGGACGTTCATCATGCCGACGCAGGACGAGCGTGAGCGAGCAGTGCGACTCAAGCTGAACCCGATCCGCTCGACCGTCGAGGGGAAATCCGTCACCCTGATCGACGACTCCATCGTGCGCGGCACCACCTCGACGCAGCTCGTGCAGCTGCTACGGGACGCCGGCGCTGAGGAGGTCCACGTTCGGATCGGCGCGCCCGCGATCATCGCGCCGTGTTACATGGGGATCGACATGGCGACCCGCGAGGAGCTCATCGCCGCGAACCGATCGGTCGAGGAGGTTCGCGAGAATATCAGCGCCGACTCGCTGTCGTACCTGTCGGTCGACGCTGTCGCGGACGCGCTGTCGTCGACGAAAGCAGATCTGTGTCTCGGCTGTGTCACCGGGGAGTATCCGTACGATATCGACGGCGAGCCGACCGACCGCGACGTGAGTCGGCCGACCGTCGGGGAGCCGTCGCCCGCGGACGACTGA
- a CDS encoding 50S ribosomal protein L37e, which translates to MTGAGTPSQGKKNKTTHVKCRRCGEKSYHVKKKQCSSCGFGKSAKRRDYEWQSKAGDN; encoded by the coding sequence ATGACCGGAGCCGGAACGCCGTCTCAGGGGAAGAAGAACAAGACGACGCACGTCAAGTGTCGACGCTGCGGCGAGAAGTCCTACCACGTGAAGAAGAAGCAGTGCTCCTCGTGCGGCTTCGGCAAGTCCGCCAAGCGCCGCGACTACGAGTGGCAGTCGAAGGCCGGCGACAACTGA
- a CDS encoding LSM domain-containing protein has protein sequence MTGRPLDVLEEALDAPVTVHLKDGTAHFGVLAGYDQHMNVVLDPTELEDSTDDEVEDTTIIRGDNVVSINV, from the coding sequence ATGACTGGCCGCCCGCTCGACGTGCTCGAGGAGGCCCTGGACGCTCCCGTCACGGTCCACCTCAAGGATGGTACCGCTCACTTCGGCGTACTCGCCGGCTACGATCAGCACATGAACGTCGTGCTCGATCCCACCGAACTGGAGGACTCGACCGACGACGAGGTGGAAGACACAACGATTATCCGTGGCGACAACGTCGTCTCGATCAACGTATGA
- a CDS encoding ribonuclease J encodes MEVEIATIGGYEEVGRQMTAVRAGNDIVVFDMGLNLSQVLIHDNVETEKMHSLDLIDMGAIPDDRIMSDMEGDVKAIVPTHGHLDHIGALSKLAHRYDAPIVSAPFTIELVKQQVQSENKFNVDNDLVKMEAGETMSIGDSGNVELEFVHVTHSIIDAINPVLHTPEGAVVYGLDKRMDHSPVLEDPIDMERFREIGREGNGVLCYIEDCTNAGRKGRTPSESHARNHVKDTLMSMEDYDGGIVATTFSSHVSRVSSLVEYAQEIGREPVLLGRSMEKYSGTAERLDFVDFPDDLGMYGHRKSVDRTFKRIMQEGKENYLPIVTGHQGEPRAMLTRMGRGETPYELDDGDKVVFSARVIPEPTNEGQRYQSERLLKMQGARIYDDIHVSGHLREEGHYEMLDALEPQHVIPAHQDMKGFAPYVDLASRKGYTLGRDLHVTENGNMIQLTE; translated from the coding sequence ATGGAAGTAGAAATCGCAACGATCGGCGGCTACGAGGAAGTCGGCCGCCAGATGACGGCAGTTCGCGCAGGGAACGACATCGTCGTGTTCGACATGGGCCTCAACCTGAGTCAGGTCCTGATTCACGACAACGTCGAGACAGAGAAGATGCACAGCCTGGACCTCATCGACATGGGCGCCATTCCGGACGACCGGATCATGAGCGACATGGAGGGCGACGTGAAGGCCATCGTGCCGACGCACGGTCACCTCGACCACATCGGCGCCCTCTCGAAGCTGGCCCACCGATACGACGCGCCCATCGTCTCGGCGCCGTTCACCATCGAACTGGTCAAACAGCAGGTCCAAAGCGAGAACAAGTTCAACGTCGACAACGACCTCGTCAAGATGGAGGCGGGCGAGACGATGTCCATCGGCGACTCGGGCAACGTCGAACTGGAGTTCGTTCACGTCACCCACTCGATCATCGACGCGATCAACCCGGTCCTCCACACGCCCGAGGGCGCGGTCGTCTACGGACTCGACAAGCGCATGGACCACTCGCCCGTCCTCGAGGACCCGATCGACATGGAGCGCTTCCGCGAGATCGGTCGCGAGGGCAACGGCGTCCTCTGTTACATCGAAGACTGTACCAACGCCGGCCGGAAGGGCCGCACGCCCTCCGAGTCGCACGCCCGAAACCACGTCAAGGACACCCTGATGAGCATGGAGGACTACGACGGCGGCATCGTCGCCACGACGTTCTCCTCACACGTCTCGCGGGTCTCCTCGCTCGTCGAGTACGCACAGGAGATCGGCCGCGAGCCGGTGCTTCTGGGGCGCTCGATGGAGAAGTACAGCGGGACCGCGGAGCGACTGGACTTCGTCGACTTCCCGGACGACCTCGGGATGTACGGCCACCGGAAGTCCGTCGACCGGACGTTCAAGCGGATCATGCAGGAGGGCAAGGAGAACTACCTCCCAATCGTCACGGGTCACCAGGGCGAACCGCGCGCGATGCTCACCCGGATGGGCCGCGGCGAGACCCCGTACGAACTGGACGACGGCGACAAGGTCGTCTTCTCGGCCCGGGTCATCCCGGAGCCGACGAACGAGGGCCAGCGCTACCAGTCCGAGCGGCTCCTGAAGATGCAGGGCGCGCGCATCTACGACGACATCCACGTGTCGGGCCACCTCCGCGAGGAGGGGCACTACGAGATGCTCGACGCGCTGGAGCCTCAGCACGTCATCCCCGCCCACCAGGACATGAAGGGCTTCGCGCCCTACGTCGACCTCGCGAGCCGGAAGGGGTACACGCTGGGGCGTGACCTCCACGTCACGGAGAACGGGAACATGATCCAGCTGACGGAGTAA
- the idsA3 gene encoding geranylfarnesyl diphosphate synthase, translated as MTQDGTAERVLAAVRQRRDRVNDAIDEDLPMAEPERLYEASRYILEAGGKRLRPTAALLVAEAIAGVDADATTDYRSFPALDGEPFDLMRTAVSVEVIQSFTLIHDDIMDDDDLRRGEPAVHRAYDTETAILAGDTLYAKAFELLSDTGADPANTVEAVNRLASACTRICEGQSLDVEFETRDDVTPEEYLEMVELKTAVLYGASSAIPAVLMGADDETVEALYRYGVDSGRAFQIQDDVLDLTVPSEKLGKQRGSDLVEGKETLITLHARQQGVDVDGLVSASTPAQVSEAAVDDAVAVLEDAGSIDYAREMAEDLTERSKERLTVLPDGPARDLLADLADYLITRGY; from the coding sequence ATGACGCAGGACGGGACTGCAGAGCGGGTGCTCGCGGCCGTCCGCCAGCGCCGCGACCGCGTCAACGACGCCATCGACGAGGACCTCCCGATGGCCGAGCCCGAACGACTGTACGAGGCCAGTCGGTACATCCTCGAGGCGGGCGGCAAGCGCCTCCGGCCGACGGCGGCGCTGCTCGTGGCCGAGGCGATCGCCGGCGTCGACGCCGACGCGACGACCGACTACCGGTCGTTCCCGGCGCTCGACGGCGAGCCGTTCGACCTCATGCGCACGGCCGTCAGCGTCGAGGTGATCCAGTCGTTCACCCTGATCCACGACGACATCATGGACGACGACGACCTCCGGCGCGGCGAACCGGCGGTCCACCGCGCGTACGACACGGAGACGGCGATCCTCGCCGGCGACACGCTGTACGCGAAGGCGTTCGAACTGCTCTCGGACACCGGCGCCGACCCGGCGAACACGGTCGAGGCCGTCAACCGGCTCGCGTCGGCCTGTACCCGGATCTGCGAGGGGCAGTCGCTCGACGTGGAGTTCGAGACCCGTGACGACGTGACGCCCGAGGAGTACCTGGAGATGGTCGAGCTGAAGACCGCCGTGCTGTACGGCGCGTCGTCGGCTATCCCGGCGGTGCTCATGGGCGCCGACGACGAAACCGTGGAGGCGCTGTACCGGTACGGCGTCGACTCCGGACGCGCGTTCCAGATCCAGGACGACGTGCTCGATCTCACGGTCCCCTCGGAGAAGCTGGGCAAACAGCGCGGCTCCGACCTCGTCGAGGGGAAGGAGACGCTCATCACCCTCCACGCGCGCCAGCAGGGCGTCGACGTGGACGGGCTCGTGAGCGCGTCGACGCCCGCCCAGGTGAGCGAGGCGGCGGTCGACGACGCCGTCGCGGTGCTCGAGGACGCCGGCTCCATCGACTACGCCCGCGAGATGGCCGAGGACCTCACCGAGCGATCGAAAGAGCGGCTCACTGTCCTTCCCGACGGCCCGGCCCGTGACCTGCTCGCGGACCTGGCAGACTACCTCATTACCCGGGGGTACTGA